One window from the genome of Aptenodytes patagonicus chromosome 4, bAptPat1.pri.cur, whole genome shotgun sequence encodes:
- the HPGD gene encoding 15-hydroxyprostaglandin dehydrogenase [NAD(+)] isoform X5: MHVNGKVALVTGGAQGIGRAFVQALLGKGAKVALLDRNSEAGQEGKAALDEQFEAQRTVFIQCDVTDQEQLKGAFKKVIEHFGRLDIVVNNAGVNNEKDWESTIQINLTSVIRGTYLGLEYMRKGNGGDGGVIINISSLAGMHVAVTGLIAKQHN, encoded by the exons ATGCACGTCAATGGCAAGGTGGCTCTGGTCACCGGCGGGGCGCAGGGCATCGGCAGGGCTTTCGTCCAGGCGCTGCTGGGCAAGGGCGCGAAG GTAGCCCTGCTGGACCGCAACTCCGAGGCCGGGCAGGAGGGCAAGGCGGCCCTGGACGAGCAGTTTGAAGCGCAGAGGACGGTGTTCATCCAGTGCGACGTTACGGACCAGGAGCAGCTGAAAG GTGCTTTCAAAAAAGTAATTGAACATTTTGGAAGGCTGGATATTGTGGTTAATAATGCTGGAGTGAATAATGAGAAGGACTGGGAAAGCACTATACAAATTAACTTG ACATCTGTGATTAGAGGAACCTACCTCGGCCTTGAATacatgagaaaaggaaatggaggcGACGGAGGCGTAATCATTAATATCTCGTCTTTGGCAG GTATGCATGTCGCAGTGACTGGGCTCATAGCAAAACAACACAACTGA
- the HPGD gene encoding 15-hydroxyprostaglandin dehydrogenase [NAD(+)] isoform X7: MHVNGKVALVTGGAQGIGRAFVQALLGKGAKVALLDRNSEAGQEGKAALDEQFEAQRTVFIQCDVTDQEQLKGAFKKVIEHFGRLDIVVNNAGVNNEKDWESTIQINLTSVIRGTYLGLEYMRKGNGGDGGVIINISSLAVSC; encoded by the exons ATGCACGTCAATGGCAAGGTGGCTCTGGTCACCGGCGGGGCGCAGGGCATCGGCAGGGCTTTCGTCCAGGCGCTGCTGGGCAAGGGCGCGAAG GTAGCCCTGCTGGACCGCAACTCCGAGGCCGGGCAGGAGGGCAAGGCGGCCCTGGACGAGCAGTTTGAAGCGCAGAGGACGGTGTTCATCCAGTGCGACGTTACGGACCAGGAGCAGCTGAAAG GTGCTTTCAAAAAAGTAATTGAACATTTTGGAAGGCTGGATATTGTGGTTAATAATGCTGGAGTGAATAATGAGAAGGACTGGGAAAGCACTATACAAATTAACTTG ACATCTGTGATTAGAGGAACCTACCTCGGCCTTGAATacatgagaaaaggaaatggaggcGACGGAGGCGTAATCATTAATATCTCGTCTTTGGCAG
- the HPGD gene encoding 15-hydroxyprostaglandin dehydrogenase [NAD(+)] isoform X3 yields MHVNGKVALVTGGAQGIGRAFVQALLGKGAKVALLDRNSEAGQEGKAALDEQFEAQRTVFIQCDVTDQEQLKGAFKKVIEHFGRLDIVVNNAGVNNEKDWESTIQINLTSVIRGTYLGLEYMRKGNGGDGGVIINISSLAGLMPAAFQPVYCATKHGVIGFTRSIAPINNC; encoded by the exons ATGCACGTCAATGGCAAGGTGGCTCTGGTCACCGGCGGGGCGCAGGGCATCGGCAGGGCTTTCGTCCAGGCGCTGCTGGGCAAGGGCGCGAAG GTAGCCCTGCTGGACCGCAACTCCGAGGCCGGGCAGGAGGGCAAGGCGGCCCTGGACGAGCAGTTTGAAGCGCAGAGGACGGTGTTCATCCAGTGCGACGTTACGGACCAGGAGCAGCTGAAAG GTGCTTTCAAAAAAGTAATTGAACATTTTGGAAGGCTGGATATTGTGGTTAATAATGCTGGAGTGAATAATGAGAAGGACTGGGAAAGCACTATACAAATTAACTTG ACATCTGTGATTAGAGGAACCTACCTCGGCCTTGAATacatgagaaaaggaaatggaggcGACGGAGGCGTAATCATTAATATCTCGTCTTTGGCAG gactCATGCCTGCTGCATTCCAACCTGTGTACTGTGCTACAAAGCATGGTGTAATTGGATTCACACGGTCAATAGCA